One window of the Streptomyces sp. TS71-3 genome contains the following:
- a CDS encoding ROK family protein has product MFAGVDIGGTTTQVVLCTADLTVVRGTEVPTPAAEGGSAMVGAALDALNGLLEGPGYRLAGVGVGAAGVVDAREGRVLVASDSFHAWAGFPVTETVRSALGVPAFLDNDVNAFLRGEATKGAVAGESHVLGMTLGTGVGGALWVDGALLDGPHGAAGEIGHIPGFGDLPCTCGGRGHLETLASGRSISARYAERTGRHHTAGEIANAAAQADPDAIAVFEAAGAAIARALLITAGLVDITTAVIGGGVSRAWPILAPVIEAALDAEPPVSGNPVHVVRAALGSRAVAVGAASRVRRELGSGAVRGM; this is encoded by the coding sequence GTGTTCGCGGGCGTCGACATAGGCGGCACCACCACCCAGGTGGTCCTCTGCACGGCCGACCTCACCGTGGTCCGCGGCACCGAGGTGCCCACGCCCGCGGCCGAGGGCGGCAGCGCCATGGTCGGCGCCGCACTCGACGCGCTGAACGGGCTGCTGGAGGGGCCCGGCTACCGGCTCGCCGGGGTCGGGGTGGGAGCGGCCGGCGTCGTCGACGCCCGGGAGGGCCGGGTCCTCGTCGCCAGCGACTCGTTCCACGCGTGGGCGGGCTTCCCGGTGACGGAGACGGTCCGCTCGGCGCTGGGCGTGCCGGCCTTCCTCGACAACGACGTCAACGCCTTCCTGCGCGGCGAGGCCACCAAGGGCGCCGTCGCGGGGGAGTCCCACGTGCTCGGCATGACCCTCGGCACGGGCGTGGGCGGGGCGCTGTGGGTGGACGGAGCCCTGCTCGACGGCCCGCACGGCGCGGCGGGCGAGATCGGGCACATCCCCGGCTTCGGCGACCTGCCCTGCACGTGCGGTGGCCGGGGCCACCTGGAGACCCTGGCTTCGGGCCGCTCGATCTCCGCCCGGTACGCGGAACGGACCGGCCGCCACCACACCGCCGGGGAGATAGCGAACGCGGCGGCCCAGGCCGACCCGGACGCCATCGCCGTGTTCGAGGCGGCCGGCGCCGCCATCGCCCGCGCACTCCTCATCACGGCGGGCCTCGTGGACATCACGACGGCGGTGATCGGTGGCGGAGTAAGCCGCGCCTGGCCGATCCTCGCCCCCGTCATCGAGGCCGCACTCGACGCGGAGCCCCCGGTCAGCGGCAACCCGGTCCACGTCGTACGCGCGGCCCTCGGCAGCCGTGCGGTCGCGGTGGGGGCGGCTTCGCGGGTGCGGCGGGAGTTGGGTTCCGGGGCGGTACGGGGCATGTAG
- a CDS encoding phosphotransferase family protein, whose protein sequence is MEFTKDPDRPGLGAALTAVGVPLDEVADCRELGGGTYNTVFRVRRTDGTGLVVKLAPDPATPVLGYERGILGTEALYYERVGGLPGVRVPHVRVGEPGAGGAVGAGGFLVMSECPGTSWYELGDGLGAGERRALRAELGRQLAAVHTLAGEGFGYPAEPFGPLRSGWRVAFLEMVGGVLADAVRFGVPLPRPAEEIHELFAAQGPVLDEVTVPRLVHFDLWDGNILVDRGTAGGSSGPREGATSGQPRIGALIDAERAFWGDPLAEFVSLALFGDIEDDPAFLAGYRAAGGTVTFDTAARRRLELYRCYLHLIMWTEAVPRGYGEERRAWLRERVLGPLAATLDTWRTR, encoded by the coding sequence GTGGAGTTCACGAAGGATCCGGATCGCCCCGGCCTGGGTGCCGCGCTGACGGCAGTCGGGGTGCCCCTGGACGAGGTGGCCGACTGCCGCGAGTTGGGTGGCGGTACCTACAACACCGTCTTCCGGGTGCGCCGCACCGACGGCACCGGTCTCGTGGTGAAGCTCGCGCCGGATCCGGCCACCCCGGTGCTGGGCTACGAGCGCGGCATCCTCGGTACCGAGGCGCTCTACTACGAGCGGGTGGGCGGCCTGCCCGGGGTGCGCGTGCCGCACGTGCGGGTGGGGGAGCCGGGGGCCGGCGGCGCGGTGGGTGCCGGTGGATTCCTGGTGATGTCCGAGTGTCCCGGCACCTCCTGGTACGAGCTGGGCGACGGGCTCGGTGCCGGGGAGCGCCGGGCCCTCCGGGCCGAGCTGGGCCGCCAGCTGGCCGCCGTCCACACCCTCGCCGGGGAGGGCTTCGGCTACCCGGCCGAGCCGTTCGGGCCGCTGCGGTCCGGATGGCGCGTGGCCTTCCTGGAGATGGTCGGCGGGGTCCTCGCCGACGCCGTCCGGTTCGGCGTTCCGCTGCCGCGCCCCGCCGAGGAGATCCACGAGCTGTTCGCGGCGCAGGGCCCCGTGCTCGACGAGGTGACCGTCCCGCGTCTGGTCCACTTCGACCTGTGGGACGGGAACATCCTCGTCGACCGCGGGACCGCCGGGGGTTCGTCCGGGCCCCGGGAAGGCGCGACCTCCGGCCAGCCCCGGATCGGCGCGCTGATCGACGCCGAGCGGGCCTTCTGGGGTGACCCGCTCGCCGAGTTCGTCTCCCTGGCGCTGTTCGGGGACATCGAGGACGACCCCGCCTTCCTGGCCGGATACCGCGCGGCCGGCGGCACGGTCACCTTCGACACCGCGGCGCGCCGGCGCCTGGAGCTGTACCGCTGCTACCTCCACCTGATCATGTGGACGGAGGCCGTGCCGCGCGGCTACGGCGAGGAGCGCCGCGCCTGGCTGCGCGAGCGGGTGCTCGGTCCGCTCGCGGCGACGCTCGACACCTGGCGGACGCGCTGA
- a CDS encoding helix-turn-helix transcriptional regulator: MPSSSSSVQQARQAFGLRLREIRKDAGLTARELARRAGWHESKCSRLEHARTPPSDNDIRSWALHCDAQDQIEDLIATARGIEGMYIEWRRVERAGLKQVQESVAPLVERTRRFRSYQSWVVPGLLQTAAYTKAVLETITALRDVPDDVDDAVQVRIERQQALHSGRQRFAMLLEEWVLRTIIGNAEVMAGQLGHLISVATLPSVSLGVIPLGTPRGKGWPVESFTIYDEEQVNVELVSAHLTVTSPSEVAEYSKAFAALADIAVYGAQARGLITAAIDALR, encoded by the coding sequence GTGCCCTCATCGTCGTCCAGCGTTCAGCAGGCTCGGCAAGCCTTCGGCCTGCGCCTGCGGGAGATCCGCAAGGACGCTGGACTGACGGCGAGGGAGCTGGCCCGGCGGGCCGGTTGGCATGAATCGAAGTGCTCGCGCCTGGAGCACGCGAGAACGCCGCCGTCCGACAACGACATCCGGTCTTGGGCGCTGCACTGCGACGCTCAGGATCAGATCGAGGACCTGATCGCCACGGCGCGCGGCATCGAGGGCATGTACATCGAGTGGCGGCGCGTGGAGCGCGCCGGGCTCAAGCAGGTCCAGGAGTCCGTGGCGCCCCTCGTCGAACGAACGCGCCGTTTTCGCTCCTACCAGTCCTGGGTCGTCCCGGGGCTACTTCAGACCGCCGCGTACACCAAGGCTGTGCTGGAGACCATCACCGCGCTTCGCGACGTGCCGGACGACGTCGACGACGCGGTGCAGGTGCGCATCGAGCGTCAGCAGGCGCTGCACTCCGGTCGCCAGCGCTTCGCCATGCTCCTGGAGGAGTGGGTACTGCGCACGATCATCGGCAACGCGGAGGTCATGGCTGGTCAGCTCGGACATCTGATCTCCGTGGCAACCCTGCCGTCGGTGAGCCTGGGCGTGATCCCGCTGGGCACCCCTCGGGGCAAGGGCTGGCCCGTCGAGTCCTTCACGATCTACGACGAGGAACAGGTCAACGTGGAGCTGGTGTCCGCACACCTGACGGTCACCTCTCCGAGCGAGGTGGCCGAGTACAGCAAGGCATTCGCCGCGCTGGCCGATATCGCCGTCTATGGTGCGCAGGCGCGAGGACTCATCACGGCCGCCATCGACGCACTCAGGTGA
- a CDS encoding glycoside hydrolase family 71/99-like protein: protein MGVSRRTFLSTIAGGTGAAALGAAAGAAHAATPAPRPAARIAGPTASGPGDVVGKISTGYQGWFACAGDGAPINGWWHWSQDWGRSPSPSNNAIKAWPDMREYARAYPTAYPNLNGGGPATLFSSYDQQTVDVHFQWMRTYGIDTAALQRFNPNSSEGATRDDMARKVRSAAESKGVKFYVMYDVSGWTNMQSEIKADWTSKMSAHTASGAYARQNGKPVVCIWGFGYNDGNHPFSQSACLDVINWFKGRGCYVIGGVPREWRTGTGGSRAGYGDVYHALNMISPWMVGAIGDASGSDSAYSTYTVPDQADCNAHGIDYQPCVLPGDVSARQRAHGDFMWRQFYNMCRAGVQGIYVSMFDEYGEGNQIAKTAENASMVPSGSGLWALDEDGTSCSSDYYLRLTGDGGRMLKGQIGLTPTRPTRPRV, encoded by the coding sequence ATGGGCGTGTCACGACGTACGTTCCTCAGCACCATCGCCGGCGGGACGGGCGCCGCGGCGCTCGGCGCGGCCGCCGGCGCCGCGCACGCGGCCACCCCGGCGCCCCGGCCCGCAGCCAGGATCGCCGGACCCACCGCCAGCGGTCCCGGAGACGTGGTGGGCAAGATCAGCACGGGCTACCAGGGGTGGTTCGCCTGCGCCGGCGACGGGGCCCCCATCAACGGCTGGTGGCACTGGAGCCAGGACTGGGGCCGGTCCCCCTCGCCGTCGAACAACGCCATCAAGGCCTGGCCCGACATGCGCGAGTACGCCAGGGCGTACCCGACCGCCTACCCGAACCTCAACGGCGGGGGCCCGGCCACCCTCTTCTCCTCCTACGACCAGCAGACCGTGGACGTCCACTTCCAGTGGATGAGGACCTACGGCATCGACACCGCCGCCCTCCAGCGCTTCAACCCCAACAGCAGCGAGGGCGCGACCCGCGACGACATGGCGCGGAAGGTGCGCAGCGCGGCGGAGTCCAAGGGCGTGAAGTTCTACGTCATGTACGACGTCTCGGGCTGGACGAACATGCAGTCCGAGATCAAGGCCGACTGGACGAGCAAGATGTCCGCGCACACCGCGAGCGGGGCCTACGCCCGGCAGAACGGCAAGCCGGTGGTGTGCATCTGGGGCTTCGGCTACAACGACGGCAACCACCCGTTCAGCCAGTCCGCCTGCCTCGACGTCATCAACTGGTTCAAGGGCCGGGGCTGCTACGTGATCGGCGGGGTGCCGCGCGAATGGCGCACCGGCACCGGCGGCTCGCGCGCCGGGTACGGGGACGTCTACCACGCCCTGAACATGATCTCGCCCTGGATGGTCGGCGCGATCGGCGACGCCTCCGGCTCGGACAGCGCGTACTCCACCTACACCGTCCCCGACCAGGCCGACTGCAACGCCCACGGCATCGACTACCAGCCGTGCGTGCTGCCCGGCGACGTCTCGGCGCGGCAGCGGGCGCACGGCGACTTCATGTGGCGGCAGTTCTACAACATGTGCCGGGCGGGCGTGCAGGGCATCTACGTCTCGATGTTCGACGAGTACGGCGAGGGCAACCAGATCGCCAAGACCGCGGAGAACGCGTCCATGGTGCCGTCGGGCTCCGGCCTGTGGGCCCTGGACGAGGACGGCACCTCCTGCTCCTCCGACTACTACCTGCGTCTCACCGGCGACGGCGGCCGCATGCTCAAGGGCCAGATAGGGCTGACGCCGACGCGGCCGACGCGGCCGAGGGTGTAG
- a CDS encoding ABC transporter ATP-binding protein, producing MTAAENAGGSAGMPAEKTGGASAGSAGSAGSAAGSAGSAGSAGSAGSAAGSAGSAAGSAGPILDVADLGVTFGTETGDVPAVRGVALAVAPGETLALVGESGSGKSTVALAAMGLLPANARVTGSVSVGGRQVIGTSEAELAGLRGRSAAMVFQEPATALDPLTRIGAQIAEVIRNHRDVHAREAAREAVELLRRVGIPDPEQRASAFPFQLSGGQRQRVVIAMAIANSPSLLIADEPTTALDVTVQAEVLDLLRALAADSGTGVLLVTHNMGVVADFADRVAVMLDGEIVETGTVTDVLLRPRHDYTKRLLGAVPRLAVAEAGAAGGAPGAGSAGAGGAGTADAAGAAAKSTDTDTGAAKNTDAGGHADATGHAEAGGAGEAVVALEGVSVRFGRGPGAVQALDEVTLSVRAGETVGLVGESGSGKSTAARVALGLVQPSAGSVRLFGSDLRRSRGRARRALLSGVGVVLQDPVASLDARMSVAECVAEPLYVHRGKMTAVQRRARVADVLDRVRLPRALANRAPRELSGGQRQRVSLARALVLEPRLLVADEPTSALDVSVQAAVLEVVRELQDEFGFACLFVSHDLAVVQQFAQRVVVMRAGRIEEQGSTATTLLHPETDYTRRLIAAVPVPDPELQRRRRTARQAALAAGRTAAGA from the coding sequence TCTGGGCGTCACGTTCGGCACCGAGACCGGTGACGTGCCCGCCGTCCGCGGCGTCGCGCTGGCCGTCGCGCCCGGCGAGACCCTCGCCCTGGTCGGCGAGTCCGGCTCCGGCAAGTCGACCGTGGCGCTCGCCGCGATGGGCCTGCTGCCGGCCAACGCCCGTGTCACCGGCTCGGTCTCCGTCGGCGGCCGGCAGGTGATCGGCACTTCCGAGGCCGAACTCGCCGGGCTGCGCGGCCGGTCCGCGGCCATGGTGTTCCAGGAGCCCGCGACCGCGCTCGACCCGCTGACGCGGATCGGCGCGCAGATCGCCGAGGTGATCCGCAACCACCGGGACGTGCACGCCCGCGAGGCCGCGCGGGAGGCCGTCGAGCTGCTGCGCCGCGTCGGCATACCCGACCCGGAGCAGCGCGCGTCCGCCTTCCCGTTCCAGCTCTCGGGCGGGCAGCGGCAGCGCGTCGTCATCGCCATGGCCATCGCCAACAGCCCCAGCCTGCTGATCGCCGACGAGCCGACCACCGCGCTCGACGTCACCGTGCAGGCCGAGGTCCTCGACCTGCTGCGCGCGCTGGCCGCCGACTCCGGCACCGGCGTCCTGCTCGTCACGCACAACATGGGCGTGGTCGCGGACTTCGCCGACCGGGTCGCCGTGATGCTCGACGGCGAGATCGTCGAGACCGGAACGGTGACGGACGTCCTGCTGCGGCCCCGGCACGACTACACCAAGCGGCTGCTGGGGGCCGTGCCGCGGCTTGCGGTGGCGGAGGCGGGCGCGGCCGGCGGTGCGCCGGGTGCCGGGTCCGCGGGTGCGGGTGGCGCCGGGACCGCGGACGCCGCGGGTGCCGCCGCCAAGAGCACGGACACGGATACGGGTGCCGCCAAGAACACGGACGCCGGTGGGCATGCGGACGCCACCGGGCATGCGGAAGCCGGTGGTGCCGGCGAGGCCGTGGTCGCCCTGGAAGGCGTGTCGGTGCGGTTCGGCCGCGGGCCTGGCGCCGTGCAGGCGCTCGACGAGGTGACGCTGTCCGTGCGGGCGGGGGAGACCGTCGGCCTGGTCGGCGAGTCGGGTTCGGGCAAGTCCACCGCGGCCAGGGTCGCGCTCGGTCTCGTCCAGCCGTCCGCCGGCTCGGTCCGGCTCTTCGGCTCCGACCTGCGCCGGTCGAGGGGGCGCGCACGCCGCGCCCTGCTCTCCGGCGTCGGCGTCGTCCTCCAGGACCCGGTGGCCTCGCTCGACGCCCGGATGAGCGTCGCCGAGTGCGTCGCGGAGCCGCTGTACGTGCACCGCGGCAAGATGACCGCGGTGCAGCGCCGGGCCAGGGTCGCCGACGTCCTCGACAGGGTCCGCCTGCCGCGGGCGCTGGCGAACCGCGCGCCGCGCGAGCTGTCCGGCGGGCAGCGCCAGCGGGTCAGCCTGGCCCGCGCCCTGGTCCTCGAACCCCGGCTGCTGGTCGCCGACGAGCCGACCAGCGCGCTCGACGTCAGCGTGCAGGCGGCGGTGCTGGAGGTGGTGAGGGAGCTCCAGGACGAGTTCGGCTTCGCCTGCCTCTTCGTCTCGCACGACCTCGCCGTCGTCCAGCAGTTCGCGCAGCGCGTCGTCGTGATGCGCGCGGGCCGGATCGAGGAGCAGGGCAGCACCGCGACCACGCTGCTGCACCCCGAGACGGACTACACCCGCCGGCTGATCGCGGCCGTGCCCGTGCCGGACCCGGAACTCCAGCGCCGCAGGCGCACGGCACGCCAGGCCGCGCTCGCCGCGGGCAGAACGGCGGCGGGTGCGTGA
- a CDS encoding helix-turn-helix transcriptional regulator, protein MDPAHPLWRSSAMQDAVARHDPGAIVRLVRRAENLTLNDLGVTVGYTAASLSRMGRGLQPMRDMELLQRLAAHLGIPPHWLGLAPRQPASASAYAPPGPVSGNPIHFVRAALGSRAVAVGAASRVRRELGSGVVPGV, encoded by the coding sequence GTGGACCCCGCACACCCGTTGTGGCGCTCGTCCGCCATGCAAGATGCCGTGGCCCGGCACGACCCGGGAGCCATCGTGCGGCTGGTGCGCCGAGCCGAGAACCTCACCCTCAACGATCTCGGGGTCACCGTGGGGTACACCGCCGCTTCCCTGTCCCGCATGGGACGCGGGCTCCAGCCGATGCGCGACATGGAGCTGCTCCAGCGCCTCGCGGCTCACCTCGGTATCCCGCCGCACTGGCTGGGGCTCGCGCCACGCCAACCGGCGTCAGCCTCTGCATATGCCCCTCCCGGCCCGGTCAGCGGCAACCCGATCCACTTCGTACGCGCGGCCCTCGGCAGCCGGGCGGTGGCGGTGGGAGCGGCGTCAAGGGTGCGGCGGGAGTTGGGTTCCGGGGTGGTACCGGGCGTGTGA
- a CDS encoding DUF6879 family protein yields the protein MRDGYMPSDRRYVAWQQGQRDAPEDIDPQLRPWLGVIVETVGRGVDVRRARIVSEPVSDYIRFEHHVTAGNVAAGESVRWLPRRQASDLALPGNDFWLFDHSLVVFLHFDGNGELAPDGDEEVNTEPAVAKLCASAFESVWERAVPHAEYRFA from the coding sequence ATGAGGGACGGCTACATGCCCTCCGACCGCCGTTACGTTGCCTGGCAACAGGGCCAGCGTGACGCGCCGGAGGACATCGACCCGCAGCTGCGCCCCTGGCTCGGAGTCATCGTGGAGACGGTCGGCCGAGGAGTCGACGTTCGCCGGGCTCGGATCGTGTCCGAGCCGGTGAGCGACTACATCCGGTTCGAGCACCACGTCACCGCGGGAAATGTCGCGGCGGGCGAGTCCGTCCGATGGCTACCCCGCCGCCAGGCATCCGACCTGGCACTTCCGGGCAACGACTTCTGGTTGTTCGATCACAGCCTCGTCGTCTTCCTCCACTTCGACGGTAACGGCGAGCTGGCCCCGGACGGAGACGAAGAGGTCAACACGGAGCCGGCCGTGGCAAAGCTGTGCGCGTCGGCCTTCGAATCCGTGTGGGAGCGTGCCGTGCCCCACGCGGAGTACCGGTTCGCCTGA
- a CDS encoding NUDIX domain-containing protein: MKQVIARLWRIIRGPMQWRLLWLAHAKFMVGVTGVVRDGQGRVLLLRHRLRPEGRQWGLPTGYAIKGEEFGATVAREVREETGLDVKAGRLVHLKSGYRLRVEVAYEAQFLGGDLAIDSFEILEARWFTPEELPDGMQESRRLLIRGETPN, encoded by the coding sequence ATGAAGCAGGTCATCGCTCGGCTGTGGCGGATCATCCGCGGCCCGATGCAGTGGCGCCTGCTGTGGCTGGCTCACGCCAAGTTCATGGTCGGCGTGACCGGTGTCGTCCGGGACGGCCAGGGCCGTGTGCTGCTGCTGCGTCACCGCCTTCGGCCCGAGGGCCGCCAGTGGGGCCTGCCGACCGGCTACGCGATCAAGGGCGAGGAGTTCGGCGCGACCGTCGCCCGGGAGGTGCGCGAGGAGACCGGCCTGGACGTCAAGGCGGGTCGACTCGTGCACCTCAAGAGCGGCTACCGGCTGCGCGTCGAAGTCGCCTACGAGGCCCAGTTCCTCGGCGGCGACCTGGCAATCGACTCGTTCGAGATCCTGGAGGCCCGATGGTTCACCCCCGAGGAACTACCCGACGGGATGCAGGAGTCGCGCCGGCTCCTCATCCGCGGGGAAACCCCGAACTGA